The genomic stretch TACCGCAACCCACCAGATCGTGGTGCGGGCCAGACCACGGGGGGTTGGGATGCGGCGGCGACGTTCACCGGACGGATGCCACCCCAAGGAAGGATGACGGTGGGCAAAGAAGGAGGtgggggagaagaggacTCGGAGGAGACCTAAGCTATACAGAAATCAAGGAACGTCGAGAGGTCAAGAAACGGAACATGGCACCTCTCCAAGTCGGTAGTTTACAAAACGACGAGCCAGCGCTCAGCATTCAGCCCAAAATTTTGGTCGGTTTTCCGCTTTCTCCGCGTCCGAGGTCGAATCTCCGCCTGAGGCACACAACGCCGCCTTAATAAGCTCTCGCTAGTTTTAACTCGGGTCTGAAGGAACAAATGACAATGGACAGGAAAATAACTCAATCGCTTCCCAGTTGCCACCAGAACCCACCAAACTACGACTAGTAGTAGACTACGGAACAAGAACGTGTGCCGTCGGTCTAGACTTCCCCCGTGGTAGGACATAACAACAAACATGTGTTCATTCCTTTCACAATACAGAATGCAATGGAATACGTCCGGGCACAACATCCCATCGGAGGTCCAGCATGTGCATGGCTTCCTAATTGGGCGCGGCCCGAGGTCGACAGAAATGGCAATACAAGTAAATTAATACGACTTTCCTCTCCCCCCAAGCACTAAACATCAAAACATCCAcatcccctccctcccacaGCAACATGTAAACAATCTTTTGCTTATCGTAAAAAGAACCACCTCCCAACTCAACTCAGTTAGGACCAATGGCACATTATTCGTTATATGCTCGTCATTTTACAAACGAGAGCCCACACGTCAATCGGTGATCCCGGGCCCTTCGCGAATGGTCTAAGTCCGTCTAAAATGCGTCGCAATCGGATTGGGCCTTTCCCACCCGGCGCGGCCGGTTATCGTTCATCGCCGAAGGTACCATTTATTGCGGCTTCTTGCCCTGGGCGCCAGAGGTCAGGCGGCCCAGGTCAGTACTCTCATAGGCCTGACGAACAACACCCTTAAAGGTCTCCCATCCCTGGCGCACAGCCGGGGGAGTGCTCTGGTGCGAAACCGAAGCATCCACACGGGCGGTGAAATGACGCACGGCCTGCTGAACAAACGAGCTCTGGGTGTATCTCGCGCGGAAAAAGGCCACGTAgataaagaagagaagaatgcTTCCCTTGGAGAAGGTCAGAACTCCCAGGGCCAGGCGGAACAGCAGCGCCATCTCGAGCCCAGCGACGAGATCCATGCTGGCATCGTAATACTGCTTGACAAATCTTCCAATGGTGTCTGCCAAAGGACTGGCAGCGGGCTTGGCAGCACcaggagaggagggcgaCGCGGATCCGGCGCCCTGGGCGGGAGGCTGCAAAGTGGGGATCAGGTGGGCGCGAGAGTATGTCGCAACGTGGAAGATCGAGTAGACGCTAAAGGGGAGGAGGGCCAATGGGACCTGGCGGGAATAGAGCCAGACAATCGCCATTCCTGATTTATGGTCAGCCCATGCTGGTTGGATTTGACCACCTGGCAATTCTACTCACCAAGATACTGGACATTTTCATCACCAGCGAGCTTCACCGCAATGTTCGGAACGCTACCCTGAAGACGACCACGGGCAATATGTCCCTTGTACACCACGATACCATATGTCGCAGCCGccgaaaggaaagccaaGCGGTAGGACACCTGGGCCGAGGACGAGTAGTAGTTGAAGGTGATGTAGGACAGGAGATAGCGGAAGACGGAGAGCAGCAGGGTGACGTGCCTAAGCCAGTCAGCGGGTTTGTTTTCTCCCAACCTTGCCTTGCGAATGTCGTCCGATGGGGGGTAGCATCTGGTGTGTGGATATCGCAAATTGCTCCAAACGGGTACCATGTTCCGCTGGCCGAGGCAGCACACAATCACAAGGGAAACCTACCCAGCAAACCAAGCAAATCTATTTGAGAGCCATATAGTCAGTATCTACATTGTGAGATCGGGAAAGGCCAGCGAAGCACATACTGTAGAGTCTGGGCCAAGGCCTTCAGCCTCTCGGCCAAAGGCAAGTTCGACGGAGGAGGTGGAGCCATGAGAGCGGAAGGTGTGTGTGGTCTTCTTGGGGACAGGGGAAGTGCGTAAAGATAGTAAGAAGGAAGGCTcaagagagcgagagcggAGAGGTAGCAATGCGCTAAGTGGCCGTGACgtgagagaaagaacagagAAGGGTCGAGAAAAGCTGGAAGGGGAGCGAATTGAGCGGTGGAGTGCACTATTTTTGGGGGAGGCTGGGCGGGGGGCGGTCGTAGTGAGTGGGTTTTGACGATGCCTTCTTAGCTGAACTAAGGCAGTGTTCGTCggtagtactagtagtagtactagGTaagtcttctggaagaggagagagagagaaagagaaagttgggGGAGCTGCTGGCTGACGACACAGCTCAGTAAACTTACAGTTTCCTTAATCGTCGTAGCTGACGGAAGAACCTGAGGCAAACAACACCTTGCCCAGTGACGTTGAAGGCACCTTTTCATGACACACCCCGACTGACTCGGCATGATGCAAGTGGCCGAACCTCACTATTACTCGGCTATACTGCTTAAGGTTCTTTCACGATTGCAATCTTCTACTGTTTTAGTCATGCTTCCATGGATtttatcttcgtcttcttttattattcAGTTGTCCATATAATTATTCTTTTATTGGTGGGATTTCTACCTCGTCTCCCTCTACAGAACTAACCCTGTCGCTTTCTGGCCTGGTCGGACTTTTCGAGAACATCTGAGATTGACAACTAACGCACAATAAACTGCAATAAGGAAAGAAATAGGAAAATAGGAAAAGCGTCTTGAAAGGATGGTCGGAGGGTGGGAGAGCTCACTAAAATGTGTAGAAGTGGACAAAAAGGGCACGAAGataagaagggaaaatgagGTTAAGCCACACTGGGGAATAGGAAACAGGCGGGAACAAGGTATAGCGTAGGCAAAAGTACATTAACAAGAAGCGAAAAGAGGACGTGAGGGCCACCGCATATCATCTTGCAAAACCATGGGCGAGACCACGCGAGCAGGCCGGCAGCGCTGCTCCGGTGTCCCAGCACACTTCTCCTAGTCAAAGCCCCCAACTGGTGTTCGTCCGACAGATGGAATGAAACACATGCACGAGTCATTCCACTGCCCCGGGTTCACCCAATTAGAAAACAGAGTCATTACTGGCAGCAGATACGAGAAAGTAGAGGTTGAGAGAGCGTGGGAGAAATCGAATAAACACAGAAATAGAAGGGCAGTCGAAAAGAGCGCTCGGTCAATCAACAGTCGTGGGGAATCCAACACAGAACCGCCAACGTGCCTCCCACGACCATACATTACCTGGGGAGTCCGTGTCATTGAATTCCGGTCATCTAACGAAGAGAGAAGCCCTTTCGCTTGCCCTTCTCTTCGATCGGTCGACCACTTTCGAGGcgactcttcttctcgtccagtTCCTGGCGTTGCCGCTCCAGTTGATCCTTCATCTCGCGATGTCGAGCGTATAGTTCGTCTTCGCTCTGTTTCAGcttgctctctttctcggccACCTTCTGTTGGAAgaccatcttcatctctgcCTCCATCTTGGCGAGCTTCTGCTCGTGCAGGGCacgctcttcctcctgcttGACGGCCGGGTTGACTTCCTTGAACACGCTCGGGTCCTGGGCGACACCCATCTGGGTCAGCTTGTCGGAGCGGTAGTTCTCGTACaggtggttgttggtgtgTTCCTTGAGCTCTTCCATGTGGGTGCGGATCAACATCTGGCGCAGCTTGACAAAGTCACAGTGTTCCTCGTTGTCGACCTCGATGGTACCCCATGGGTAACTACGGCCTCGGACCTTACGGCCGTCAGCAGTGGCGACCTCAGCGTTGGCACCGACCACAGCGAAGGGGACCTTCGACATGATCTCCTGGTTCTCGGCGAtggtttcttcgtcgtcgagTTCGTAGCGGGGGCCCTCAAAGATCTGGATGGAGTGGTGTTGGATATCGGCAAGGATCTGGACCAAAATTAGCATTGGTTCTAGGTTGGGGCCAACTCATTCGGAACACATGACTTACTCTCTGCTTAAACTGagcaatctcctcgtccGTCAAGGTATCGGCCTTGGCGATCACAGGGATCAGGTTGACCTTGGTGTGCAACCGGCGCATGACCTCAATGTCCAGAGGCTTAAGGGAGTGGCCGGTGGGCTGGATGAAGTAGACACAGGCGTGGATACGGTTGTCAACAATGTTAGTGCGGTTGACCTTGTTCTCAGCCTCCAGGTAGGCATCGTATCGCTGCTCAATGTTCTCTACAATAGGGCGCCACGAATCGTCGTTGTTCACGAAATCACCGAATCCCGGGGTGTCAACCACGGTCAGGCGAAGACGAACGCCGTTCTCTTCAATGTCTGCGCTGATAGACTGGATGGCCACAGTCTTCGGGATGATGTCGTGGCTAGGGCCGGTGCGCTCCTTAGGGGGGTAAAGAGAGGTGTTAAAGAGAGTGTTGACAAGGGTCGACTTTCCGAGACCAGATTCACCTAGAACACAAATTAGTCCCGCCCATCCATTCTCCTTTCGTCATGGAGGGAACtcaccaacaaccatcacGTTGAAGTTGAATCCCTTGCGAACACTTTTACGGTGCCATTGGTTGGGCAGGTTGGCAAAACCGACGTAGCCAGTCAACTTGCGGCGAACAACGTTCTTCATGTCGGTGGCAGCCTGGGCCACAGCCTTCGGGTCACTGGAGCTGACGGTTTGTGCGTTTCCTGATCCCATGGGGTTGCTGCGCTCCACAAAGGGAGAACTGGGCTTGCTGCTCTCAGGAGACTCCACGGCCGGGGTGGGGGAGCCGTTGGTGGGGGGTGGTGAAGCTACAACAGGCAAAGTCAAGTCAGTAACTGGTGTGATATCGGATTGGTTTTCGGTAGACAAAGTCCCCCGAGTTGGCGAACATGACGTAAAGCTTTTGGATCTATGGTGTTTCAACGACGGGGAAGCACTGAATCGTTGCGAGTCTACTTTCGAGTGACCCTCTGCACTCCGGCGTCTGGTATGTACCATGATGTTGTCACCAAGCGCAAGAGCTTCGAAGATACACGAATGGAGGTTTATCCGCCAGgtgaaagaatggaaaaagagCAAGACCGGTGGAGTGGGATGTCGCTGGTAGCGATAAGCTTACCCATTGTGAATGTTAAGGGATCGGTTTAGGAAGCGAGCGTGGACGGTTTGGAAAAAATGTCGGAAGTAGCGAGCGTTGATGAGGAAGTTCCCCTGAGCAGGTCGCACCTTCTTGGTTAGCAGACAAACACCCTTGCAGAGATGGAAATTTAGGCGAGGGGTTGATAATAGAATCAGGAAGGCATCTGGAACCAGGTAATTCTTTCcaagggaggggagggggaagtGATTTTGAGGGGGGTGGATTGAGGGAAGGAGCGCAGGCAAGAAGTGCCACCATACCTGGAAAAGGGTGAGGATCGGACGGTTGAACAATCAGGGGACAAAAAGCTCTCGAAGAACACCGATTCTCGAAGGGAAACGGGGAGTTATGGAGATGTAAGGCTCaaaaaaaatacaaacaGAAGaatcgaaaagaaaaaaatactAAAAGGAAGctgaaagaaagaacagaagaggGTAGGTCGAAAGAAGAcaggagaaggcgagaaCGATTGGATTGGGCCTGCGGAGTGATTTGGGGTGGAGAGTCCGTTTGGTGGTGCAGTTGAACGTCggcggaaaagaaagggggctctttcttcattcaatGGGAAGCTAACGCTTCCTAGGGATTAGTCTGCTCGAGACCAACATCAATTTCGATGATCTTGTTTTAATTTGACTCCTCCAATTGAACCACCACAAGTAACAATTCGCTTTAGAATTCATGAAAAAATTATTCAACCATAAGTCAAGTGATTGAGGAGTATTTTCAACTGCCACCCTTTTCCTACAAGCCAAGCATTGCGTTCTTACAATCATCCATTCCAATTCGACATGTCAAACATATAAGGCGGTGATCTCAAGGGAGATGGAGAGCCCAATggtaaaataaaaataaaaataaaatatgcTACTGCTACGACCCCCGACTGACAGCATACAGGATAACTATCACGGTCAGATACCCAAAACAATCCCCTTATAGTACCATTCCAATCGTTTCACTTAAATCTTGAAATTCAAACTCCATCCATGGATCCCGCTTCACTGATCCAAGTGTCCCAATCCCAATACCCAATACCGCCCAATACTCATCCATGGGACAGTATCATAAACACATACCTCTCTCAGAAgtaaaaaatatatatattgccCAATTGACAATGCGATATCACCCACACTTCCACTCAAATGCTCCGGTTTTCGACTGAACAGTGATTCAGATCGACAATTCTAGATCGCATATTCGGTACCTTTTCAATACACCGCTTCGACCCTGTTCTAAGAAAAATCCCCATTCATTCagagtatgtatgtattgtacagTAACCTATGTATATCCATACTATTCTATCGCTATGGTATTACGAGGACCGTTACCCGTGGTATGTTCACCCGGTAGGTGTCTTCTGGTAATCTATCGACGTTTCTCTGGGTAAGACAGCATCTGGCAGCCTcaggggggaagaaaaataagatacCTATTGCTCCGCTTCCAAACCGCGAGGCAAGAAGGTACCGAATACTTACCACTAGTGCCTGATTACCCGTAAGCTACCACAGGTAATGAAACGCGGAAATCAACTGTGTGTCCCGTGGACGGGAATCAAGGGAATCGATTCCAAAGCATCAATCTTAATGATCACAGCATGAGTCAGGAGTCGGACTAAAAAAGCCACGAATCTCTCTCAAGATGCAGGGGGACAGCCAAATCTCATATGCTAGCTATCTGTTCCATACCTTGCGTATCAGATTGAACCGCCCATCGGGTACTCATACCTACATTATATATCTCCCACTAGAAGAAGGTACTTCTGAAACGTACAATACATACCAACCTTCCATGCATGAGCACCCCTCCCACTCACGACAAGAATAGTGACATTCCACCGGGCATGAGACGCAACGTCTGTTGCCGAGGCACGCAGAACAATAGCcattggtttggtttgacACTTGCATCTAGACCGTGTTCCAGATATGCTGTAATACCACCTCATACCTCATGCTGGAACCTTGTCCGCGGTACCGGTGGTAATGCATCAATGTCCGCCATGGAGTTAGGGTTTCGGTTCCGTTGGGAATGAGAtgtggtatatatatatatatatatatatatatatatcaaataaaatacaaTAAATAATGATGCGATGAGTTCAGTCGATGTGACATTTTTGTCACAGAGTTTCTACCTATCATTGCTGTGAACCTCAATAGTACAAGCACTATACATGCATGTTCGGTCAATTAGAAGTCCACTAACGATGCCAGCATGAGGGACGAAAATGCAGGCGGGACTCAATAGTGTTGTCAATAGCAAAGTCAATTCAACTGACGTGTCCATCATACGATGCATCAGAACCCCCCGAGGTTGTCTTCCGTCGCATATTCTGAAAACAAATGGAGATATTATGGTGTGATCTCGAAAGGGTTATTGAGGGTGATaagaaaaaggtaaaaaagaaaagaaaagaaaagaaaagaaaaagattaagAATGTTTTTACGCTAGTTGTAACTATGCTAGAAAACTTTAATGATATCATTGTTGGCCTTATTCATTATACAACCATAACCATTATTCCGGAGATTACCAGATAAATCAACCTCAAGCTATTTATTTCCCAACCTTagatttcttcttgggcCGTTCCTCTTCCGACATATCTacgtcttcatcatcgtcgtcgtcgtcgccgCCGCCATCGGAAGCGTCGTTCATTTCGGCGTCGCTCCCGCTGCCACTGCTTTCATGGGCCGAGTCGTACTCTTCTGCAACGTCAGACTCGGACTCGGCCTGGAAGTCCTCGTCGATAGattcctcatcctcgtcagcCGATCCACGATCGGCACGTACGCCCTCGTCATCGCTGGAACCCATAACGTCGTTGTCAAGGGCGGCAGCAAGTAGAGCCCCAGCGTCGTCAGACATTTCGTTCTTGAATCGGATGTTCTTCGctttgaagaattcctcGAGAGGTTGTTGTTCCTCACTGGGCCGAGTTAGCTTCAATACAACACCTCGAATCATCTGCACTTGGACACGTACCGGTTAATGTTACTAAATTGATGCTCTCCCATGCCAGCCTTCAGACTGACTGTGATATCGAAGGTTCTGCTGGCCGACACAGCACCACCGACACGGGACATCGTGATAATGGCAATGTTCTCGACCTGAATGTACGTAGCAGGCTTCGGGACGAAGATTAGGCTCTTGTCCAAGAAGTACAAAAGACCTTCGTTGGCCTTAATAGAGCATTTAACCCCACTGTGACCATGATGGCTACGCATCGATGTCAGCATTTGTGTGCCATCATACGGATTGTGAATAGATTATGACAAACCTGACAAAGTCCTTCGATGGCATAATGACCTTCTTGCCCGAAAGACCGCGGAAGATCTTGGTTACGACCTGATGAATCGGTTCCTCATAACGAGGCTCCAACTTGTCCTTGTAGCGAGTCTCCATCAATTCACTGCATACCATGTTAGAAAGCCTGGGGGAGAGAATACCGTCGAGCATCACTTACTCTGTCATGTTAAGCTCAAGGCTAATTTCTTCGTCCAGCTTCAGTTGCATAACCAGGAATGGGTACCGAGTTTGGCCCTGTCGCAGAGGGGGGTCGAGTCCAAGAACAATGAGCGTATGTGTATCGTCATTCTTGGGAAGCAAGAAGAATTTCTTGATAGAAGAGTACTGAATCTTGTAATCGTAGGTTTTGCCACGTAGTCGGAAGGAAGACTCGTACATGTCGATATCGAAACGACCTCTGAAACACAGGTTAATGCTGCACTGGTGTGATGAGAGCTAAAGTAGACGTACCTGGGCGTAAGATGAAGAACATCGAGGAAGGTAGCAAACGTATCGCCAGCCACATCTCCAATCTCTGCTTTTTCCATGAGCATCTCGTAGAAAAGGTTGGCCGCATTCTgttcttcgccttcctcctcttcctcgccgttttcttctttgccattctcttccttgatgccCTTCTCTGTCTTCATTACTGTTCCAGGGATATAAAAGCGCATCTCGACCAATTCATCAGGGCCCGAAGCGGCCTTCCGGCCACGGTTCTTGGTGCTACCGGCTGGCTGGGCATTGGCATCGGCGCCATCGGTGTTAAGAGCGAGTTCGACAGCGACTTCATTCTTTCCCGCAAGGTTCGTGTTCGAGATTTCGGAATAAGGGACTTCGAACGCAGGTCGGTTTTGGACGTTGAAAGATAGCTCAGCCTTGGTGAATTCTGCCTTGCCCCAGTTCCAACCTCGGAGAGCGTGCTCCCTACTTTCCACGTTTATTCCATACCATATCTTGAAGGCCTTGCTTAATCGCTCGAAATCCTGATAGATGACGAACCAAAGTCAGACAGCCATACTCATAAACATATAACAGGGGGCGTACCTCTTGATCGAAGCCATCCAGTTGGATAACACCCGACGAGCGCGACAAGATTTTCAGTTCGAATCCCTTTGCCGCTCGACTCCATTGGGCTGCGCCGACATTGCTGCTATCGAGGGTGAAAGTCTCGCCTTCACCAGAAGGTTTCCATCCCAGGCCACTTTCCGCAAGCTTGCACTTTCCGGGCTGCTTGGAGAGGTCGAGGTAGATATTATCGAAGCTCTCCCTGAAAAGAACATTAGAGTAATGGACAAATGGCAACTACCGCGGAGAAGCCTCAcattttggagaagctttTAAGACGTCCAGTTAAGGGTGTCCTGTATGAGTTGCGATTATTGTGCTGAGATCACCTGGATGCAGCGACAAAGATTAAATAAGGGATAGGGGAGATTGTATGGTATCGGTGTTTTTCCAGCGATAAAATGACAGGAGGCTATCACCTAAGGAGCTCTAATATAACCTTTTTTCTGGAGTCTCGCGTTGCGCGCGGCTGTCGATGGTTCATACGCGGTGCGGCAAGACACTAGTCCAAGATAGGGAAAGTAGATTAGCGGCCGGCCAGATAGCCGCTTCTACTGGTGCCTCAGGCAGACTTACCCAACTGGACCAGGTATAGTAGTAGTTATGTGCGACAAGTTTCAGTATCAGTGATTCGAACTGCCTAATCTGATATCACTCATCATGATGGATTTACGACTTGTAATTCTATGTCGTGTACGGCTTAGTACTCAAGCTGAACTACTAACCCTAGACACTGTCTGTATTCCTTCAATATATCTTTGGTAGATTATTTCCTGGGGTTCACACTGGCCAATGACAGACTCTTCATACCTTCTTGTAAGTGTATAACTAGTATCGAGTCTTGCTTTCTACCGGCTTTCAAATATGGACACCACAATTTTCAATTGTACCTCTTAATagctcttcgatatcatcatgcCCCAGTGACTACGTCTTAATCTAGCGAATCAATCTTACAGTTGGTGTGACTGCTAGTTCAACGAAGAAAGTAAAGATAGTGAGATCGTAAAACATGTGAAACACAATAGACCTGCTCTACCTATTATATAATGGTTCAAGTTAATTTTACTCATTGGTAGGTTGTAGTGTGGCGGAGCTCGCCTGATATGTAATGTAGGTTTCGTGGACGTTGAACCACTTTTGGTTAATGAACTGCGATCTTAGCGCATCCCGATAGGCGCTTGTGTAGCAAGGAAACCTATTCTTCCCATTATTTTGGGTTGAGGCTTGGTAATATGTCATCGTCTCTTGAGACTGCGGAATGCGTATCTCGCAGGTGCACAACTGTTCGGACAGCGCTTTAGGGTATCTAATGCCAAGTCCTTGTTGGTATAACCACATGCCTCTTAGATTCATTTCCATCATATGCGAGTAATCTCTGTTAGCGAGCCACTATAGGGTACGAGAATTAATGAGTCCATCATAGGTATCGGCAAAAGTGGATAGTCTGTGTGACTGCCGAAGGCATGGCCATTgattgttggtggtgggtacggagtacgtatGTACACTGCATCACATACCCTATTATTAGTATCTCCTACTAAATGCTCactacatactccgtacaccaTACAGAGTATGTACATATTCCAGGTGGTTAGTTGCTTGGAAATTCGAAGTTGAAAGTGCTACAGGGATGACAGAAGAGGAGCTTCTACTTAAGTGCTGCATGAAGTACGAGTCCGTGGAACAGTGGCATGAAGGGCTGGTTGAGTACTTGGCTGTGTCGTGCTCTTACAACTTGTGGCGGGTTGCTAACCTCCTCGAGAAAGCCACATGAAGTGTGCATCTGTTGGAAGCACATCGCATAGAGCATCAATTGGGCTATTATGCATGGTATACATGCATCGCTACATATATATGTGCACCCAAAGGGTTGAACATGTCATGTGCGACCCTTTCATATGAATAGTTTGATTACTTATGGTGATTTGCAACATTGACAACAACCACCCTGACTGTAGGTATTAGTTCGTCTGAAGTCATGTTCGTTGACCTCTTTGAGGTGATTTTATTTATGTCACCGGTGCGAGGTCGAAGTAACGTGATATCTCTTCAAGTTTGCCTAGCAGCTAATATCCGTTAAGGGAAAAATACAAACAAGACTCGGCTCCTTACTCCTCAAGCACAACTATAAATATACAATAGCTACCGACATGATGTCAGGAGAGtacttcatcttccatcttcaagtGGAGAGCTTTTGCTTATTTTAATTTCAAGGTAGTCATTAGCCAAGATTTCATAGTGCCCACTCACTCTTCCAGTTTAGGGCGACACCTGCAACGATAGACGGTTAGATAGTTCCTCCTTAGTTTCTACCCTTGGAGTCTTTAACGATAGTTAGTAGAGCTTGGCTTTATTGCCATggaaaaattaaattaaatcAGATGAACCGTTCTTTGGCAAACTAGTTATCTTTGTCGGATAGTACGGATAGATCCTTGGGACAATATGAGAGTTTTAAGGGTGGAGAGAGGAAGTGGACCGACAGCAACAGGCAGAATCAATTCAATCTCTTTTTAAGGATCTGGAACAAATTAGCTATAAATAAACCTCCACTAGTCTGCGCCCAAGACCACACAAACACCACGCACTTTCCGTGTCATTTCCCACCCGCCACCCCGAAAGAGTTTAAGGCGTCCTCTCGTACCCGAAAGGaatgaagggaagagaaattaAAACAAAAATACCGGACGTGCTCCAAGGCCTAAGCTGACTGTTCTTCGTACTGAACTGAAGGTTCCTGAAAAACCACACGCAAGGAGAACAAACAACCTATTATTTGCCCTTGCCATGTCACTCTTTTGACCCATTTTCCACCCTCACTAAGTCATTCGTTAATCCTTGGTCATTCCTTATTATTCattattcttccttttcttgtcctgCCCATTCCTGAAACTCTTCAGTTTTAAATCAAAACGGAGAGCTTCATTCGTTCATTACCTTCCCCCTTGTCTGTtttcttgatgtttttggtttttcGGTGTTCTCAGACCACATTCCTTTCTCGACTCCTTTTCTAGCATTATTCGCGTGCCTCGTGTTGATACATCGACCCCCCATAAAAATAGACCATTTAATATCGTCCGATCGTTCTGCTTattcccctcttttcttcatcgctggGCAAGGACATCTCAAAACCCTAACCATCTAGCGACCCTATAGTGCAGCCTGTCGTCGCGCTCCTGGACAATGAGGAACCCCTCACTGTTTAGGCCTGCGACGGCTGGCTTGTCGACAGCCCTCTACTTGGGCTCTCTACTTCAATTGTCCCCCGCCTCGGGACTATCGTTTACACCGGTCGCACAACCCGACCTGGAACTGAGCCCTCTAGGACGGGTCGCCCTTACCGGAGACTTCGATGCGGTCTCGTTTTACTCGTACAAGGAACAGTCGGAGACGGCCTCGGTGAACAATGGCTCCCAATCCATCCTGACGCCGCTCCCGGATGGCATCCTAACGACGCTGTCAACCTCCGATGCTTATATTCGTTCAATGTGCCCGTTTACGCAGAAGGATGGAACGTACGCTGGGATTTTTGTCGGCGGAAATTTTACAAGCCTCGGAGGAGTCGAAACCCAAG from Aspergillus oryzae RIB40 DNA, chromosome 1 encodes the following:
- a CDS encoding uncharacterized protein (uncharacterized integral membrane protein); this encodes MPSQSGCVMKRCLQRHWARCCLPQVLPSATTIKETVSLLSCVVSQQLPQLSLSLSLLFQKTYLVLLLVLPTNTALVQLRRHRQNPLTTTAPRPASPKNSALHRSIRSPSSFSRPFSVLSLTSRPLSALLPLRSRSLEPSFLLSLRTSPVPKKTTHTFRSHGSTSSVELAFGREAEGLGPDSTRNMVPVWSNLRYPHTRCYPPSDDIRKARLGENKPADWLRHVTLLLSVFRYLLSYITFNYYSSSAQVSYRLAFLSAAATYGIVVYKGHIARGRLQGSVPNIAVKLAGDENVQYLGMAIVWLYSRQVPLALLPFSVYSIFHVATYSRAHLIPTLQPPAQGAGSASPSSPGAAKPAASPLADTIGRFVKQYYDASMDLVAGLEMALLFRLALGVLTFSKGSILLFFIYVAFFRARYTQSSFVQQAVRHFTARVDASVSHQSTPPAVRQGWETFKGVVRQAYESTDLGRLTSGAQGKKPQ
- the aspB gene encoding septin AspB (septin family protein (P-loop GTPase)), with amino-acid sequence MKNVVRRKLTGYVGFANLPNQWHRKSVRKGFNFNVMVVGESGLGKSTLVNTLFNTSLYPPKERTGPSHDIIPKTVAIQSISADIEENGVRLRLTVVDTPGFGDFVNNDDSWRPIVENIEQRYDAYLEAENKVNRTNIVDNRIHACVYFIQPTGHSLKPLDIEVMRRLHTKVNLIPVIAKADTLTDEEIAQFKQRILADIQHHSIQIFEGPRYELDDEETIAENQEIMSKVPFAVVGANAEVATADGRKVRGRSYPWGTIEVDNEEHCDFVKLRQMLIRTHMEELKEHTNNHLYENYRSDKLTQMGVAQDPSVFKEVNPAVKQEEERALHEQKLAKMEAEMKMVFQQKVAEKESKLKQSEDELYARHREMKDQLERQRQELDEKKSRLESGRPIEEKGKRKGFSLR
- a CDS encoding FACT complex subunit POB3 (nucleosome-binding factor SPN, POB3 subunit), producing the protein MESFDNIYLDLSKQPGKCKLAESGLGWKPSGEGETFTLDSSNVGAAQWSRAAKGFELKILSRSSGVIQLDGFDQEDFERLSKAFKIWYGINVESREHALRGWNWGKAEFTKAELSFNVQNRPAFEVPYSEISNTNLAGKNEVAVELALNTDGADANAQPAGSTKNRGRKAASGPDELVEMRFYIPGTVMKTEKGIKEENGKEENGEEEEEGEEQNAANLFYEMLMEKAEIGDVAGDTFATFLDVLHLTPRGRFDIDMYESSFRLRGKTYDYKIQYSSIKKFFLLPKNDDTHTLIVLGLDPPLRQGQTRYPFLVMQLKLDEEISLELNMTDELMETRYKDKLEPRYEEPIHQVVTKIFRGLSGKKVIMPSKDFVSHHGHSGVKCSIKANEGLLYFLDKSLIFVPKPATYIQVENIAIITMSRVGGAVSASRTFDITVSLKAGMGEHQFSNINREEQQPLEEFFKAKNIRFKNEMSDDAGALLAAALDNDVMGSSDDEGVRADRGSADEDEESIDEDFQAESESDVAEEYDSAHESSGSGSDAEMNDASDGGGDDDDDDEDVDMSEEERPKKKSKVGK